A genomic window from Sphingobacterium sp. BN32 includes:
- a CDS encoding Ada metal-binding domain-containing protein, whose translation MKKHVDFTDKELRTAIRRGYIQFGGNTKLKIYGLLNCSSGKRMKRANCVFFETEEEALAEGYRPCGNCMRSSYQKWKQDAEKGRRD comes from the coding sequence GTGAAGAAACATGTCGATTTTACCGATAAAGAATTGCGCACAGCCATCCGCAGAGGGTATATTCAATTTGGCGGAAATACTAAGTTGAAAATATACGGGCTCCTAAACTGCTCGTCTGGAAAACGGATGAAGCGAGCAAATTGCGTTTTTTTCGAAACGGAAGAGGAGGCGCTGGCGGAAGGCTATCGCCCATGTGGCAATTGTATGCGGTCTAGCTATCAAAAATGGAAACAGGATGCAGAGAAGGGGAGGCGTGATTGA
- the mgtE gene encoding magnesium transporter: protein MEELAMLVAHVEQLIERGDQAELADYLNELNISDVEELIDELPEHGPLFLETLSLKRAVNVFRILDFPTQERIFKKLKASTIRELLNEMPPDDRTSFFSELTGDVVKRLIILLTPEERKEALSLLGYPEDSVGRLMTPDYITVKEHWTMLRVLDHIRRYGGASETIDVLYVIDAEGKLMDDVRIKDVLLADPETVVSDLIDNRLISLRANDPAEEAVAIFRMNNRVALPVVDDRDIMLGIVTIDDILWVANEEYSEDMQRIGGTEALDEPYLDVSIFHLVKKRAGWLIVLFLGQLLTVTVLNHYEDKLTTVLVMLMPVIMSSGGNSGSQASTLIIQAMAMGEVTLRDWWIVMRREILSGTLLGVILGGLGFFRISVEEAFRHTYGDLWYLYGCAIGLSLVGVVLWGSLVGSMLPFILRRFGADPASSSAPFVSTIVDVTGLIIYFTFATLILKDVLF from the coding sequence ATGGAAGAATTAGCAATGCTAGTAGCACATGTGGAGCAATTGATTGAGCGCGGAGATCAGGCGGAGCTTGCAGATTATTTAAACGAATTGAACATCTCCGATGTGGAGGAGTTAATTGACGAACTTCCTGAACATGGACCTCTGTTTTTAGAGACCTTAAGTCTCAAAAGAGCCGTTAATGTTTTCCGTATTTTGGACTTCCCAACCCAAGAGCGGATCTTCAAAAAACTTAAGGCTTCTACCATCCGTGAACTCCTTAACGAGATGCCTCCCGATGACCGTACTTCCTTCTTCTCTGAGCTGACTGGCGACGTTGTAAAAAGACTCATTATTCTGTTGACTCCAGAGGAACGAAAAGAAGCACTTTCACTACTCGGCTATCCCGAAGATAGTGTCGGTCGTCTGATGACGCCGGACTACATCACGGTGAAAGAACATTGGACCATGCTGCGTGTCTTGGATCACATCCGTCGGTATGGTGGAGCATCCGAAACGATCGATGTTCTATATGTCATCGATGCGGAGGGAAAGCTGATGGATGACGTCCGGATTAAGGACGTACTTTTGGCGGATCCCGAAACTGTTGTTTCCGACTTGATCGATAACCGACTTATTTCACTTCGTGCAAACGACCCGGCGGAAGAAGCGGTTGCTATCTTCCGGATGAACAATCGTGTCGCCCTCCCGGTTGTCGATGATCGCGACATCATGCTTGGTATCGTTACGATCGATGATATCCTTTGGGTGGCGAACGAAGAGTACTCGGAAGACATGCAACGTATCGGGGGTACCGAGGCTTTAGATGAGCCTTACTTGGACGTCTCGATTTTTCATCTTGTGAAAAAGAGAGCCGGCTGGTTGATCGTCTTATTCCTTGGGCAACTACTAACGGTGACGGTGTTGAATCACTACGAAGATAAATTAACGACGGTACTGGTGATGCTGATGCCGGTGATCATGTCGAGTGGGGGGAACAGCGGATCGCAAGCATCGACGCTGATCATCCAAGCGATGGCGATGGGCGAGGTGACCTTGCGCGATTGGTGGATCGTAATGCGCCGCGAGATTTTGTCGGGTACACTGCTGGGGGTCATCCTGGGTGGGCTCGGGTTTTTCCGTATCTCCGTCGAAGAAGCATTCCGCCATACCTACGGCGACCTTTGGTATCTCTATGGTTGCGCCATAGGATTGTCCTTGGTGGGCGTCGTCCTTTGGGGGTCGCTCGTCGGTTCCATGTTGCCATTCATCTTACGTCGTTTTGGAGCAGACCCTGCTAGCTCCTCGGCTCCTTTCGTATCCACGATTGTCGACGTCACAGGCTTGATTATCTATTTTACTTTTGCAACGCTTATCCTCAAGGATGTGCTGTTTTAA
- the pgk gene encoding phosphoglycerate kinase, with product MKTIDDLNFNGKKALIRVDFNVPLDENFNITDDNRIQGAAPTIKKILKDGGSVILMSHLGRPKEGPTDKYSLKHIVKHLSDVLGVEVQFADDCIGQEAVDKAAALEAGQVLLLENLRFYKEEEKGDRDFAEKLAKLGDVYVNDAFGTAHRAHASTAVIAEFFPNNKYFGYLMAREIENAEKVMNKPERPFTAIMGGAKVSDKLELIEALLDKVDNLIIGGGMAYTFVKARGGEIGKSLVELDKLDLANELVKKADEKGVNLVLPTDAQIADRFANDANVYDGPNDEIPADMQGLDIGKESSEHFHDVIMASNTLLWNGPMGVFEMDTFAKGTKAVADAVVAATERGAFSLIGGGDSAAAVSKFGMTEHVSYVSTGGGALLEYMEGKTLPGVKAILD from the coding sequence ATGAAAACTATCGACGATTTAAATTTTAACGGAAAAAAAGCACTGATCAGAGTTGATTTCAATGTGCCACTTGACGAGAACTTCAATATTACTGATGATAACCGTATTCAAGGAGCTGCACCGACAATCAAAAAGATTCTTAAGGACGGCGGTTCTGTTATTTTAATGTCCCACTTAGGAAGACCAAAAGAGGGACCTACGGACAAATATTCCCTTAAACATATCGTAAAGCATCTTTCTGATGTGTTAGGCGTGGAAGTACAGTTTGCTGATGATTGTATCGGTCAGGAAGCAGTTGATAAAGCGGCAGCATTGGAAGCAGGACAGGTATTACTATTAGAGAACCTACGCTTCTACAAAGAAGAGGAAAAAGGTGATCGCGACTTCGCTGAGAAGCTAGCTAAGCTAGGCGATGTTTATGTTAATGATGCCTTCGGAACAGCACATAGAGCGCATGCATCTACAGCAGTAATCGCCGAATTCTTCCCGAACAACAAATACTTCGGATACCTGATGGCTCGTGAAATCGAGAATGCAGAAAAGGTAATGAATAAGCCTGAGCGTCCATTTACAGCTATCATGGGCGGTGCAAAAGTATCTGATAAATTAGAGCTTATCGAAGCGTTATTAGATAAGGTAGATAATTTAATCATTGGCGGTGGTATGGCTTATACTTTCGTGAAAGCGCGCGGTGGTGAAATCGGTAAATCATTAGTTGAACTAGATAAACTTGATTTGGCAAACGAACTGGTTAAAAAAGCGGATGAAAAAGGTGTTAACCTTGTGTTGCCAACCGATGCTCAGATCGCCGATCGTTTCGCTAATGACGCCAATGTATATGACGGTCCTAACGATGAAATCCCTGCCGATATGCAAGGTTTAGATATCGGTAAAGAGTCTTCAGAGCACTTCCACGATGTTATTATGGCATCCAATACCTTATTATGGAATGGCCCAATGGGTGTGTTTGAAATGGATACCTTTGCTAAAGGAACAAAAGCTGTCGCAGACGCTGTCGTAGCCGCAACAGAACGTGGAGCATTCTCCCTAATCGGTGGTGGTGACTCAGCAGCAGCAGTATCTAAATTCGGAATGACAGAACATGTAAGCTATGTAAGTACCGGTGGTGGAGCTCTTCTAGAATACATGGAAGGCAAAACTTTACCAGGGGTTAAAGCAATTTTAGACTAG
- a CDS encoding 2OG-Fe(II) oxygenase, with the protein MENIEKRIAAYDWGQLSDNLHQKGYAQLPSLLTAEECEQLKSGYDNASFYRKTIVMARYRFGLGEYKYFNYPLPDLIQRIRTNVYPKLAPIANTWFRVLNQDVQFPLEHAELLARSHSNGQEKATVLILKYAAGGFNTLHQDLYGDVYFPMQMVLMLSEPEKDYEGGEFVLTQQIPRAQSKAIVLKPKKGDALIFTTNFKPEKGTRGYYRVNMKHGVSELRNGERYSLGIIFHDASS; encoded by the coding sequence ATGGAAAATATAGAGAAGAGAATTGCGGCATATGATTGGGGGCAGCTGAGCGATAACTTACATCAGAAAGGATATGCACAGTTGCCATCGCTGCTTACGGCGGAAGAATGCGAGCAATTGAAGTCGGGATATGATAATGCAAGTTTCTATCGCAAGACTATCGTTATGGCTCGTTATCGTTTCGGTTTAGGCGAGTACAAGTATTTCAACTATCCCTTGCCGGATCTGATTCAGCGGATCCGCACAAATGTCTATCCCAAATTGGCGCCTATCGCCAATACTTGGTTCCGCGTCCTCAACCAGGATGTTCAATTTCCGTTAGAACACGCCGAGCTTTTGGCGCGCAGTCATTCGAATGGACAAGAGAAAGCGACAGTGTTGATTTTGAAGTATGCTGCCGGCGGTTTCAATACGCTACATCAGGATCTGTATGGCGATGTTTATTTTCCGATGCAGATGGTATTGATGTTAAGCGAGCCTGAGAAGGATTATGAGGGAGGGGAGTTCGTGCTGACTCAGCAGATACCTCGCGCGCAGTCGAAAGCGATTGTGCTAAAACCTAAAAAAGGCGATGCCTTAATTTTTACAACCAATTTCAAACCCGAGAAAGGAACGAGAGGATATTACCGCGTCAATATGAAGCATGGTGTCAGCGAGCTTCGAAATGGAGAACGCTATAGTTTGGGGATTATTTTTCATGATGCAAGTAGTTAA